A window from Mesorhizobium sp. WSM2240 encodes these proteins:
- a CDS encoding ABC transporter substrate-binding protein produces the protein MSRELEFLSRSVVSGRMSRRDFLGRAAALGVTATFANSLLAGAARAQAPVKGGVLKAGLVGGESTNSLDPGTWSSQVPYTLGRCWGEQLLEVSPTGEIEYRLAEEYGASDDAKTWTFKIRKGVTFHNGKDLTPSDIVATLERHGDAESKSAALPFVQGFKTIKADGDTVVITLKEPNADLPYVVGDYHLMIQPNGGKDNPTEGVGTGPYKVVVNEPGVRHMAERHEGYWGSDRRGHADQIEIVVINDSTARTAALQGGQVHMINRVEPKIVELVKRVPGVAIRNVPGKGHYVFIAHCNTAPFDNNDLRLALKYAVDREEMVQKILGGYGTVGNDTPMIKGYPLFDDDIEQRVYDAEKAAFHYKKSGHSGPVLLRTSDVAFPGAVDAAQLYQQSAAKAGITIEVKREPGDGYWSEVWNKQPFSMSYWTGRPTQDQVYSIAYLSKAEWNDTRFFREDFDKLILAARSELDEAKRKALYRQAAVILRDEGGVIVPMFNNYIDATSDKVGGWVDDPNGELMGGHALTKCWLNA, from the coding sequence ATGTCCAGAGAGCTTGAATTCTTGAGCCGCAGCGTTGTCAGCGGAAGGATGTCGCGCCGCGATTTTCTAGGCCGCGCCGCCGCGCTCGGCGTCACTGCGACATTCGCCAATTCGCTGCTCGCGGGCGCAGCACGCGCACAGGCGCCCGTGAAGGGCGGCGTGCTCAAGGCCGGACTCGTCGGCGGCGAATCCACCAACAGCCTCGATCCCGGCACCTGGTCGAGCCAGGTTCCCTATACGCTCGGCCGCTGCTGGGGCGAGCAGTTGCTGGAGGTCTCGCCCACCGGCGAGATCGAATACCGGCTCGCCGAGGAATATGGCGCTTCCGATGACGCCAAGACCTGGACGTTCAAGATCCGCAAGGGCGTGACCTTCCACAACGGCAAGGACCTGACGCCTTCCGACATCGTTGCGACGCTGGAGCGCCATGGCGACGCCGAGTCGAAGTCGGCTGCGCTGCCCTTCGTGCAGGGATTCAAGACAATCAAGGCCGACGGCGACACGGTGGTCATCACGCTGAAGGAGCCGAACGCCGACCTTCCCTATGTGGTCGGCGACTACCATTTGATGATCCAGCCGAACGGCGGCAAGGACAACCCGACCGAAGGCGTCGGCACCGGCCCCTACAAGGTGGTGGTAAACGAGCCGGGCGTGCGCCACATGGCCGAGCGCCACGAAGGCTATTGGGGCAGCGACCGGCGCGGCCATGCCGACCAGATCGAAATCGTCGTCATCAACGATTCGACGGCGCGCACCGCCGCGCTACAGGGCGGCCAGGTGCACATGATCAACCGGGTCGAGCCGAAGATCGTCGAACTGGTCAAGCGCGTGCCCGGCGTCGCAATCCGCAACGTGCCGGGCAAGGGCCATTACGTCTTCATCGCCCACTGCAACACGGCGCCATTCGACAACAACGATTTGAGGCTGGCGCTGAAATATGCGGTCGACCGCGAGGAGATGGTGCAGAAGATCCTCGGCGGCTACGGCACGGTCGGCAACGATACGCCGATGATCAAGGGCTATCCGCTGTTCGACGACGATATCGAGCAGCGCGTCTACGACGCGGAAAAGGCGGCGTTCCACTACAAGAAATCCGGCCATAGCGGCCCAGTGCTGCTGCGAACCTCCGACGTGGCGTTCCCAGGCGCCGTGGATGCGGCGCAACTCTACCAGCAGAGCGCGGCAAAGGCCGGCATCACCATCGAGGTGAAGCGCGAGCCCGGCGACGGCTACTGGTCCGAAGTCTGGAACAAGCAGCCCTTCTCGATGTCCTACTGGACCGGCCGGCCGACGCAGGACCAGGTCTATTCGATCGCCTATCTATCGAAAGCCGAGTGGAACGACACGCGCTTCTTCCGCGAGGATTTCGACAAGCTCATCCTCGCAGCGCGCTCCGAACTCGACGAGGCCAAGCGCAAGGCGCTGTACCGTCAGGCAGCGGTGATCCTGCGCGACGAAGGCGGCGTGATCGTGCCGATGTTCAACAACTATATCGACGCGACCAGCGACAAGGTCGGCGGCTGGGTCGACGACCCGAACGGCGAGCTGATGGGCGGCCACGCGCTGACCAAATGCTGGCTGAACGCATAA
- a CDS encoding glycosyltransferase — MNKFDIYIGWDSREPIAYDVAKKTLLDRASIPVEVHAIKLQELVEKGAYTREVDPLASTEFTYSRFFTPWLAGYKGWALFCDCDFLFLDDIAKLTEYLDPSKAVLCVKHDYTPKATVKMDGKVQTNYPRKNWSSFMLFNCEHPSTRTLTPEVINSQTGAYLHRMQWAADEEIGALPESWNWLEGWSEKPEAGTPSAVHFTNGGPWFKDWQNVDYGDLWRAEASKVDPDWKPI; from the coding sequence ATGAATAAGTTCGACATCTATATCGGTTGGGATTCCCGCGAGCCAATCGCCTATGACGTTGCGAAAAAAACATTGCTCGATCGGGCGAGCATTCCGGTAGAGGTGCACGCCATCAAACTGCAGGAACTGGTGGAGAAGGGCGCCTATACACGCGAGGTGGACCCGCTGGCCTCAACCGAATTCACCTATTCGCGCTTCTTCACGCCGTGGCTCGCCGGCTACAAGGGCTGGGCGCTGTTTTGCGATTGCGACTTCCTGTTTCTCGACGACATCGCGAAGCTGACGGAATATCTGGACCCGTCCAAGGCGGTGCTGTGCGTCAAACACGACTATACGCCGAAGGCGACAGTCAAGATGGACGGCAAGGTGCAGACCAACTACCCGCGCAAGAACTGGTCGTCCTTCATGCTGTTCAATTGCGAACACCCGTCCACCAGGACCCTGACGCCGGAAGTGATCAACAGCCAGACGGGCGCCTACCTGCATCGGATGCAATGGGCCGCCGACGAAGAAATCGGAGCCCTGCCTGAAAGCTGGAACTGGCTGGAGGGATGGAGCGAAAAGCCGGAGGCGGGAACGCCGAGCGCCGTCCATTTCACCAATGGCGGGCCTTGGTTCAAGGATTGGCAGAACGTCGACTACGGCGATCTCTGGCGGGCCGAAGCTTCCAAGGTCGATCCCGATTGGAAGCCGATCTGA
- a CDS encoding elongation factor G translates to MGNRAGGRRTGPKCIAIVGPFASGKTTLLEAILARSGAIPRQNPVSSGNTVSDHSAEARAHAMSVEATVASIDFMGDSLTFVDCPGSVEFAFEAEPVLAACDIAVVVAEADEKKIPALQLIMRKLDDLGIPRILFLNKVDKAVAGVRDTLKMLQPTSSTPLLLRQIPLRKDGIVIGSIDLALERAYIYREHAESEITEIPGDEKAREVEARFAMLETLADHDDLLMEQLLDEIPPPRDAVFDDLAADLREGMVTPVLIGTAEKGNGVLRLLKAIRHDAPDVEATRERLGAPEGNGALVQVMKTIHTAHGGKLSISRILSGSVPDGSELFLPGGATAKVSGIYRMLGKDQTKLTVANTGDTVALGKLEDVHTGQTLSSAKGGAAQLVDLKPAQPVYSFALRPKERKDEVKMSTALQRLAEEDPSLLLRHQQETSETVISGHGEMHLRVTVERLEGKNQIPIEGRAPAVPYRETIRKSTQQRGRHKKQSGGHGQFGDVVLEIKPLPRGSAFQFTDTITGGVVPKTYIQSVETGIRDYLKSGPLGFPVVDVAVNLSDGSYHAVDSSDMAFQMAAKIAMREGMAACSPVLLEPIMKVEIFTPSDATAKITGIIPQRRGQILGYDARPGWPGWDVVEAMMPQSEIGDLIIELRSATSGVASYRAEFDHMAELTGRLADEAMNANGKAA, encoded by the coding sequence ATGGGAAATCGCGCAGGAGGAAGACGCACGGGACCGAAATGCATCGCCATCGTCGGTCCCTTCGCAAGCGGCAAGACCACACTCCTTGAAGCCATTCTGGCTCGAAGCGGAGCAATCCCCCGACAAAATCCCGTCTCGTCAGGCAACACCGTTTCGGATCATTCCGCCGAGGCGCGCGCCCATGCGATGAGCGTGGAAGCCACCGTGGCTTCGATCGACTTCATGGGCGACAGCCTGACCTTCGTCGATTGCCCCGGTTCGGTCGAGTTCGCCTTCGAGGCCGAACCCGTCCTGGCAGCCTGCGACATAGCAGTGGTGGTGGCCGAGGCCGACGAGAAGAAGATTCCTGCCCTGCAGCTCATCATGCGCAAGCTCGACGATCTCGGCATCCCGCGCATCCTGTTCTTGAACAAGGTCGACAAGGCCGTGGCCGGCGTGCGCGACACGCTGAAGATGCTGCAGCCGACGAGCTCGACTCCGCTTCTCCTGCGCCAGATTCCGCTGCGCAAGGACGGCATCGTCATCGGCTCGATAGACCTGGCGCTGGAGCGCGCTTACATCTACCGCGAGCACGCCGAGAGCGAGATCACCGAGATTCCGGGCGACGAGAAGGCGCGTGAGGTCGAGGCGCGCTTCGCCATGCTGGAGACGCTGGCCGATCACGACGACCTCCTGATGGAGCAGCTTCTCGACGAGATCCCGCCGCCGCGCGACGCAGTGTTCGACGATCTCGCCGCCGATCTGCGCGAAGGCATGGTGACGCCGGTCCTCATCGGCACGGCCGAAAAGGGCAATGGCGTGCTCAGGCTCCTGAAAGCCATCCGCCACGATGCGCCCGATGTCGAGGCGACCAGAGAGCGTCTCGGCGCGCCCGAGGGGAATGGCGCCTTGGTGCAGGTCATGAAGACCATCCACACCGCCCATGGCGGCAAGCTGTCGATCTCGCGCATCTTGTCGGGGAGCGTCCCCGACGGCTCGGAGTTGTTCCTGCCCGGCGGAGCCACCGCCAAGGTCTCGGGCATCTACCGCATGCTCGGTAAGGATCAGACGAAGCTCACTGTCGCAAACACGGGCGATACGGTGGCGCTCGGCAAGCTTGAGGATGTCCACACTGGCCAGACACTAAGCTCCGCCAAGGGCGGTGCGGCACAGCTCGTCGACCTGAAGCCGGCGCAGCCGGTCTATTCCTTCGCGCTCAGACCCAAGGAGCGGAAGGACGAAGTCAAGATGTCGACGGCCCTGCAGCGGCTGGCGGAGGAGGATCCCTCACTCCTCCTGCGCCACCAGCAGGAAACCAGCGAGACGGTGATTTCGGGCCATGGAGAAATGCATCTGCGCGTCACCGTGGAGCGCCTCGAAGGCAAGAACCAGATCCCGATCGAGGGCCGCGCGCCGGCTGTGCCCTATCGCGAGACGATCCGCAAATCGACGCAGCAGCGCGGCCGCCACAAGAAGCAGTCGGGCGGCCACGGCCAGTTCGGCGATGTTGTGCTGGAGATCAAGCCGCTGCCCCGCGGCTCCGCGTTCCAGTTCACCGACACCATTACCGGCGGCGTGGTGCCCAAGACATATATCCAGTCGGTGGAGACCGGTATTCGCGACTATCTCAAATCCGGACCGCTCGGCTTTCCGGTCGTGGACGTCGCCGTCAACTTGTCCGATGGCTCCTATCATGCCGTCGATTCCTCCGACATGGCTTTCCAGATGGCGGCAAAGATCGCCATGAGGGAGGGCATGGCCGCGTGCTCGCCGGTACTTCTCGAGCCGATCATGAAGGTGGAGATCTTCACGCCCTCCGACGCGACGGCCAAGATCACCGGCATCATACCGCAGCGCCGTGGCCAGATTTTGGGCTACGACGCCCGCCCCGGCTGGCCCGGATGGGACGTGGTCGAAGCGATGATGCCGCAATCGGAGATCGGCGACCTGATTATCGAGCTGAGATCGGCAACCTCCGGCGTCGCCAGCTACCGTGCCGAATTCGACCACATGGCCGAATTGACCGGGCGGCTTGCCGACGAGGCGATGAACGCCAACGGCAAGGCTGCTTGA
- a CDS encoding glycosyltransferase family 4 protein has product MARVEVIAPNLKRRLSGVTSTIIQLVPLQARTLGIATLGPGLPDSLPRMRWWQMFALLKRPASGRKRIWHGRRNTEMVAGVILKTLLRAPLKLVFTSAAQREHRPFTKWLIRRMDAVIATSVRSGSFLKVPHTVIMHGVDLEEFHPPRDGDDAFSASGLPGKYAVGCFGRVRRQKGTDLFVDAMIELLPLYPDWTAVIAGRVTAEQKAFGDELESRVAKAGLSDRIVFLGEVPDIKPWYRRVSLYVAPSRNEGFGLTPLEAMASQTAVVASDAGAYAEMIVPGVTGAVVAAGDGHALTEAIRPYLADPALAEAHGANALAHVTERFPLQREADGVRAVYDQVWAQG; this is encoded by the coding sequence ATGGCCCGCGTCGAGGTCATCGCTCCCAATCTGAAGCGGCGGCTTTCCGGCGTCACCAGCACAATCATCCAGCTTGTGCCGCTGCAGGCGCGTACGCTCGGGATCGCCACGCTCGGTCCCGGCCTGCCCGACAGCCTGCCCAGGATGCGATGGTGGCAGATGTTCGCGCTACTCAAACGGCCGGCGTCCGGTCGCAAACGGATCTGGCATGGCCGACGCAACACCGAGATGGTCGCCGGCGTGATTCTGAAAACGCTCTTGCGCGCCCCGCTAAAACTCGTCTTCACCTCCGCCGCGCAGCGCGAGCACCGGCCATTCACCAAATGGCTGATCCGGCGGATGGACGCAGTGATCGCGACAAGCGTCCGGTCCGGCAGCTTTCTGAAAGTGCCGCATACGGTGATCATGCACGGCGTGGACCTTGAGGAATTCCACCCGCCGAGGGATGGCGACGACGCGTTCTCCGCATCGGGCTTGCCTGGAAAATACGCGGTCGGCTGCTTCGGGCGCGTGCGGCGCCAGAAGGGTACCGACCTCTTCGTCGACGCGATGATCGAGCTTTTGCCCCTCTATCCCGACTGGACGGCGGTGATTGCGGGCCGGGTGACGGCCGAGCAGAAAGCGTTCGGCGACGAACTGGAAAGCCGCGTGGCGAAGGCCGGGCTGTCAGACCGCATCGTTTTTCTCGGCGAGGTTCCGGACATCAAGCCATGGTACAGGCGGGTTTCGCTCTATGTCGCGCCATCGCGCAATGAAGGCTTCGGGCTGACGCCGCTGGAGGCGATGGCCTCGCAAACGGCGGTGGTGGCAAGCGACGCCGGCGCCTATGCCGAAATGATCGTTCCGGGCGTCACCGGCGCGGTGGTGGCGGCCGGCGACGGCCATGCGCTGACCGAGGCGATCCGGCCTTATCTGGCCGACCCGGCGCTGGCCGAGGCGCATGGCGCAAACGCGCTTGCCCATGTGACGGAGCGGTTTCCGCTGCAGCGCGAAGCGGACGGCGTTCGCGCGGTTTACGACCAGGTGTGGGCGCAAGGATGA
- a CDS encoding LysR family transcriptional regulator translates to MSLDWDKLRVFHAAAQAGSFTHAAETLRLSQSAISRQVSALEHDVGVPLFNRHARGLVLTEQGEMLFRTAHDVLMKLENVKTQLTETLEKPTGTLRVTTTVGLGTGWLTERAKEFLDLYPEINLQLVLTNEELDLTMRQADCAVRLRQPQQPDLIQRRLFTVHLHVFATQAYLDRYGKPMSVADLDQHRIVTFGEPVPAYLAGLNTLETIGRPEGTKRPAALQINDLMSIRRAVRRGVGIAMLPDYMADKESGLVPILPEVEAPSFDTFFVYPDAMKNQAKLKAFRDFMFAKARNWSY, encoded by the coding sequence ATGTCTCTGGACTGGGACAAGCTACGTGTGTTTCACGCAGCGGCGCAGGCGGGCTCGTTCACGCACGCCGCCGAAACGCTCCGGCTTTCGCAATCGGCGATTTCGCGGCAGGTCAGCGCGCTGGAGCACGATGTCGGCGTGCCGCTGTTCAACCGGCACGCTCGCGGACTGGTGCTGACGGAACAGGGCGAGATGCTGTTCCGGACGGCGCATGACGTCCTGATGAAGCTCGAAAACGTCAAGACGCAGTTGACCGAGACGCTGGAGAAGCCGACCGGCACGCTGCGCGTGACGACCACGGTCGGGCTCGGCACCGGCTGGCTGACAGAGCGCGCCAAGGAGTTCCTCGACCTTTATCCGGAGATCAACCTTCAGCTCGTGTTGACCAACGAGGAGCTCGACCTGACGATGCGGCAGGCCGACTGCGCCGTGCGGCTGCGCCAGCCGCAGCAGCCGGATCTGATCCAGCGACGGCTCTTCACCGTGCATCTGCACGTGTTCGCCACGCAGGCCTATCTGGACCGCTACGGCAAACCGATGTCGGTCGCCGATCTCGACCAGCATCGCATCGTGACCTTCGGCGAGCCGGTACCGGCCTATCTCGCCGGCCTCAACACGCTGGAGACGATCGGCCGGCCGGAAGGAACAAAGCGCCCCGCAGCTCTCCAGATCAACGATTTGATGTCGATACGCAGGGCGGTCAGGCGCGGCGTCGGCATCGCCATGCTGCCGGACTACATGGCCGACAAGGAATCGGGCCTCGTGCCGATCCTGCCCGAGGTCGAGGCGCCGTCCTTCGACACCTTCTTCGTCTATCCCGACGCGATGAAGAACCAGGCCAAGCTCAAGGCATTCCGCGACTTCATGTTCGCCAAGGCGCGCAACTGGTCCTATTGA
- a CDS encoding Lrp/AsnC family transcriptional regulator, producing MSIKAELDAIDWKILRELQDEGRITNVELSRRIGISAPPCLRRVKRLEDAGIIRGYRALLNAPSLGMDVVAFCLVGLHHQAESELKAFAERTRGWPIVRQAWMVSGESDFLLHCVASDLGAFQSFVIEELTSSPNVDTVRTALTIRQVKDEGTVAI from the coding sequence ATGTCGATCAAGGCCGAACTCGATGCGATCGACTGGAAGATCCTGCGGGAATTGCAGGACGAAGGCCGCATCACCAATGTCGAGCTCTCCCGGCGCATCGGCATATCCGCGCCGCCTTGCCTCAGGCGCGTAAAGCGCCTGGAGGATGCCGGCATCATCCGCGGCTATCGCGCTCTGCTCAATGCCCCTTCGCTCGGCATGGACGTCGTGGCGTTCTGCCTTGTCGGGCTGCACCATCAGGCCGAAAGCGAGTTGAAGGCTTTCGCCGAGCGCACTCGCGGCTGGCCGATCGTGCGCCAGGCGTGGATGGTTTCGGGCGAATCAGATTTCCTGCTCCACTGCGTGGCGAGCGACCTCGGGGCCTTCCAGAGCTTCGTCATAGAGGAACTGACCTCCTCGCCCAACGTCGACACCGTGCGCACCGCGCTGACCATCCGCCAGGTCAAGGACGAGGGCACGGTGGCGATCTAG
- the trxB gene encoding thioredoxin-disulfide reductase, with translation MTSKHAPVLIIGSGPAGYTAAIYAARAMLKPILVAGLQQGGQLTITTDVENYPGYADPIQGPWLMEQMLKQAEHVGTEIINDVITEVDLDVRPFRAKGDSGTVYTSDALIIATGAQAKWLGIPSEQTYMGFGVSACATCDGFFYRGKDVAVIGGGNSAVEEALYLSHIAKSVTVIHRRNDFRAERILRERLLKKENIKVIWDTVVEEITGRPGQAPMPPSADGLKLKNLVTGAETHLKVDGVFVAIGHAPAVELFAGKLKQKPNGYLWTAPDSTQTDMPGVFAAGDVTDDVYRQAVTAAGLGCMAALEAEKYLASLEEVREAAE, from the coding sequence ATGACATCGAAGCACGCGCCCGTCCTGATCATCGGTTCCGGTCCGGCCGGCTATACGGCGGCGATTTACGCGGCGCGCGCCATGCTGAAGCCGATCCTGGTCGCTGGGCTGCAGCAGGGCGGACAGCTCACCATCACCACCGACGTCGAGAACTATCCGGGCTACGCCGATCCGATCCAGGGTCCGTGGCTGATGGAGCAGATGCTGAAGCAGGCCGAGCATGTCGGCACCGAAATCATCAATGACGTGATCACCGAAGTCGACCTCGACGTCCGGCCTTTCCGGGCCAAGGGCGATTCGGGCACGGTCTATACCAGCGATGCGCTGATCATCGCCACCGGCGCGCAGGCCAAATGGCTCGGCATTCCAAGCGAGCAGACCTATATGGGCTTCGGCGTCTCGGCCTGTGCTACCTGCGACGGCTTCTTCTACCGCGGCAAGGATGTCGCGGTGATCGGCGGCGGCAATTCGGCGGTCGAGGAGGCGCTCTACCTCTCCCATATTGCCAAGAGCGTCACGGTCATCCACCGCCGCAACGATTTCCGCGCCGAGCGGATCCTTCGCGAGCGGCTGCTCAAGAAGGAAAACATCAAAGTCATCTGGGACACGGTGGTGGAAGAGATCACCGGCCGCCCCGGCCAGGCGCCGATGCCGCCTTCGGCCGACGGGCTGAAGTTGAAAAATCTGGTAACCGGGGCGGAGACGCATCTCAAGGTCGACGGCGTGTTCGTGGCGATCGGCCACGCGCCGGCGGTGGAATTGTTCGCAGGCAAGCTGAAGCAGAAGCCGAACGGCTATCTGTGGACCGCGCCCGATTCGACCCAGACCGATATGCCCGGCGTGTTTGCGGCCGGCGACGTGACCGACGACGTCTATCGCCAGGCGGTGACGGCGGCCGGCCTCGGCTGCATGGCGGCACTGGAAGCGGAAAAATATCTCGCGAGCCTGGAAGAGGTTCGCGAAGCGGCAGAATAA
- a CDS encoding PQQ-dependent sugar dehydrogenase: protein MIAVAAFLGDIAVALSCLERLDAYVEVMARIRQNLSRALLSAALSAFIALPAMAESRTLRTEEVAVRADIVADGLEHPWGLDFLPDGDVIVTERPGRIRILSNGELSEPVEGVPDVVARGQGGLLDIAVSPDFAQSGLVFFSFSEPGRGGAGTAVARARLVRDGAAARLEDMQTIFSMAKKSRTSHHFGSRIVFRPDGTLFITTGDRGSGQRAQDMNDHAGSILRINPDGSIPADNPSPDGSKHLPEIWSKGHRNVQGAAFDPVTNALVTVEHGSKGGDEINQPEAGRNYGWPVISYGVHYSGKKIGVGTEAEGYEQPLFYWDPSIAPSGLISYQGEMFPEWNGDLIAGALKFQLVSRLERDGSGKITGEERMFEGEFGRIRDVNLAPDGSIWVLTDESDGVIVRLSRAG from the coding sequence GTGATCGCGGTTGCCGCATTTCTGGGGGACATCGCCGTGGCGCTTTCTTGTCTCGAACGCCTCGATGCCTATGTCGAAGTCATGGCCCGGATCAGACAGAACCTCTCTCGCGCGCTGCTTTCGGCGGCGCTGTCCGCCTTCATCGCTCTGCCGGCCATGGCTGAAAGCCGAACCCTGCGGACCGAGGAGGTCGCAGTCCGCGCCGACATCGTGGCCGACGGCCTCGAACATCCTTGGGGCCTCGATTTCCTGCCAGACGGCGACGTCATCGTCACGGAGCGGCCCGGACGCATCCGCATCCTGTCGAACGGCGAGCTTTCCGAACCGGTCGAAGGCGTGCCCGATGTCGTGGCGCGCGGCCAGGGCGGCCTGCTCGACATTGCCGTCTCGCCGGATTTCGCCCAATCCGGCCTCGTCTTCTTCAGCTTCTCCGAGCCCGGCAGGGGCGGCGCCGGCACGGCGGTGGCGCGGGCGAGGCTCGTCCGCGATGGCGCAGCCGCCCGCCTCGAGGACATGCAAACGATCTTCTCCATGGCAAAGAAGAGCCGCACCAGCCATCATTTCGGCTCACGTATCGTATTTCGCCCGGACGGTACGCTGTTCATCACCACCGGCGATCGCGGCTCGGGCCAGCGCGCGCAGGACATGAACGACCATGCCGGCTCTATACTGCGCATTAATCCGGACGGCTCGATACCGGCCGACAATCCCTCGCCCGACGGCTCGAAGCACCTTCCCGAAATATGGTCGAAGGGCCACCGCAACGTGCAGGGCGCTGCCTTCGACCCGGTGACAAATGCGCTCGTCACCGTGGAGCACGGCTCCAAGGGCGGCGACGAGATCAACCAGCCCGAGGCCGGCAGGAATTACGGCTGGCCCGTCATATCATACGGTGTCCACTATTCCGGCAAAAAGATCGGCGTCGGAACCGAGGCGGAAGGCTATGAGCAGCCGCTGTTCTACTGGGATCCGTCCATCGCCCCGTCCGGGCTGATCAGCTATCAGGGCGAGATGTTTCCGGAATGGAACGGCGATCTCATCGCCGGCGCGCTTAAATTCCAGCTTGTCTCGCGGTTGGAGCGCGACGGATCGGGCAAGATAACCGGCGAGGAGCGGATGTTCGAAGGCGAGTTCGGCCGCATCCGCGACGTCAATCTCGCTCCCGACGGCTCGATCTGGGTGCTCACCGACGAGAGCGACGGCGTCATCGTGCGCCTGTCGCGTGCAGGGTGA
- the greA gene encoding transcription elongation factor GreA — translation MNKVPMTASGFEALKEELRWRQQDERPRIIEAISEARSHGDLSENAEYHAAKEAQSLNEGRVQELEDLVARAEVIDISKLSGDKIKFGATVKLVDEDTEEEKTYQIVGDQEADVKSGRISISSPIARALIGKEVGETIEVNAPGGPRGYEVVQVQFI, via the coding sequence ATGAACAAGGTGCCGATGACCGCCAGCGGATTCGAAGCTCTGAAGGAAGAGCTGCGGTGGCGTCAGCAGGACGAGCGCCCGCGCATCATCGAGGCTATCTCGGAAGCGCGCTCGCATGGCGATTTGTCCGAAAACGCCGAATACCACGCCGCGAAGGAAGCGCAGAGCCTCAATGAGGGCCGTGTGCAGGAACTCGAGGATCTGGTGGCGCGCGCGGAAGTCATCGATATCTCGAAACTGTCCGGTGACAAGATCAAGTTCGGCGCGACTGTGAAGCTGGTCGACGAGGACACCGAAGAGGAAAAGACCTATCAGATCGTCGGCGACCAGGAAGCGGATGTGAAGTCCGGCCGCATCTCGATCTCGTCGCCGATCGCGCGCGCGCTGATCGGCAAAGAGGTCGGCGAGACCATCGAGGTCAACGCTCCCGGCGGGCCGCGCGGCTACGAAGTCGTCCAGGTGCAGTTCATCTGA
- a CDS encoding glycosyltransferase family 25 protein yields MSTPNAAPIRRAEAFIIHLARAEARKPQVDRLTATLPLPVNVVDAVDGLTLADGEIEAVYRRHLHRPRYPFELRKAEVGCFLSHRKAWQAILDRGLDAGLIVEDDVEPDEGLFGPALALAMETIRPGDYIRFPYRSHTDSGAEVAKAGDIALVEPAHVGLGMQTQLVGRQAAAELLKATEAFDRPVDTTIQMCWLAKIRILAVRPPAVRQIGHLLGGTIVQKKTKPLREVLSREVKRAWYRLALRVAASARR; encoded by the coding sequence ATGAGCACGCCGAACGCCGCGCCGATACGCCGCGCCGAGGCTTTCATCATCCATCTTGCGCGCGCCGAGGCGCGCAAGCCGCAGGTCGACCGGCTGACGGCCACGCTGCCGCTGCCGGTAAATGTCGTCGATGCGGTCGATGGGCTGACGCTAGCGGACGGCGAAATCGAAGCCGTCTACCGCCGCCATCTGCATCGCCCGCGCTATCCGTTTGAACTGCGCAAGGCCGAGGTCGGCTGCTTTCTCTCCCACCGGAAGGCCTGGCAGGCGATCCTCGACCGCGGGCTCGACGCCGGGCTGATCGTCGAGGACGATGTCGAGCCGGACGAAGGATTGTTCGGGCCGGCGCTGGCGCTGGCGATGGAGACGATCCGGCCGGGCGACTACATCCGCTTTCCCTATCGCAGCCACACGGATAGCGGCGCGGAGGTGGCCAAAGCCGGCGACATCGCGCTGGTCGAACCGGCGCATGTCGGGCTTGGCATGCAGACGCAGCTTGTCGGCCGGCAGGCTGCGGCGGAGCTTTTGAAGGCGACCGAAGCCTTCGACCGGCCGGTCGATACGACGATCCAGATGTGCTGGCTTGCGAAAATCCGCATACTGGCGGTGCGACCGCCGGCGGTCCGCCAGATCGGGCATCTTCTCGGCGGCACGATCGTGCAGAAAAAGACAAAGCCGCTCAGGGAGGTGCTGTCGCGGGAGGTCAAGCGGGCCTGGTATCGGCTGGCCTTGCGCGTCGCAGCTTCCGCCAGGCGCTGA